In Streptomyces sp. NBC_00414, a single window of DNA contains:
- a CDS encoding Wzz/FepE/Etk N-terminal domain-containing protein, with the protein MTTSTSAESSAATPLLDLQALVVAVRRRRRLWSAMALLGLLLGAALAVLLPPPPTAVAKVLVVHPDDQPNDTGTLIRTDVALLGTTRIAVKALQSLKSPEKPEDFMEDYRGTGLTNNLLQIEVTGRSDAEAVARAEALAEAFVADHVRRLREAARAEAKALLDQRDRMQDELAEVNTAIGDRSPESDPEASASIESLFARRAMLNSRIADFDQRAAEARTGTPKVIAGTQIVDAPRALRHSLPKAVVTNGVIGLVLGLVLGLVLAAVGTVVADRPVLRREIAANLGASVVAEVRRIPRRSAGLWRRRRTRAARERLTATLARTVRGSTEPVSLLELGCARSTSVIALNVAKALAADGPVVVIDGLPGRELADSRQEPGGPTVVGAEDAAAVPKQALRLGVGSVAPGTAWTDLQYLGHQTVLVVRAGHGSAAWLHTVARQLADQRIPVIGVVLIDPDPRDRTDGTLWDGLHTALRGPYERPARQQGTGRPPTERPSMSAARVPYSDQEAR; encoded by the coding sequence GTGACGACGAGTACGAGCGCCGAGTCGTCGGCGGCCACTCCGCTGCTGGACCTGCAGGCACTGGTGGTGGCGGTGCGCAGACGCCGCCGCCTGTGGTCCGCCATGGCGCTGTTGGGGCTGCTGCTCGGTGCGGCGCTGGCGGTCCTGCTGCCACCCCCGCCGACCGCGGTGGCCAAGGTGCTGGTCGTGCACCCGGACGACCAGCCCAACGACACCGGAACACTGATCCGCACCGACGTCGCGCTGCTGGGCACCACCCGGATCGCCGTCAAGGCCCTGCAGTCCCTCAAGTCCCCGGAAAAACCGGAGGACTTCATGGAGGACTACCGGGGCACCGGCCTGACCAACAACCTGCTGCAGATCGAGGTGACGGGCAGGAGCGACGCGGAAGCCGTCGCCCGGGCCGAGGCGCTGGCCGAAGCGTTCGTCGCGGACCATGTGAGGCGGCTGCGGGAAGCCGCGCGGGCCGAGGCGAAGGCCCTGCTCGACCAGCGTGACCGCATGCAGGACGAGCTGGCCGAGGTCAACACCGCGATCGGGGACCGGTCGCCGGAGAGCGACCCCGAAGCCTCGGCGAGCATCGAGTCGCTCTTCGCCCGCCGGGCCATGCTCAACTCCCGGATCGCCGACTTCGACCAGCGTGCCGCGGAGGCACGCACCGGCACGCCCAAGGTCATCGCCGGCACGCAGATCGTGGACGCACCACGCGCGCTGCGGCACTCCCTGCCCAAGGCCGTTGTCACCAACGGCGTGATCGGACTCGTCCTCGGACTGGTCCTCGGACTCGTACTGGCCGCGGTCGGAACCGTGGTGGCGGACCGTCCCGTACTGCGCCGGGAGATCGCGGCGAACCTGGGCGCCTCGGTCGTCGCCGAGGTGCGCCGCATACCCCGCCGGTCGGCCGGGCTGTGGCGGCGCCGACGGACCCGGGCGGCCCGTGAACGGCTCACCGCGACCCTGGCCCGCACCGTACGCGGCTCGACGGAACCGGTGTCGCTGCTGGAACTGGGCTGTGCGCGCAGCACGAGCGTGATCGCCCTGAACGTCGCCAAGGCACTGGCGGCGGACGGCCCGGTGGTCGTCATCGACGGCCTGCCCGGCCGGGAACTCGCCGACAGCCGCCAGGAGCCGGGCGGCCCGACCGTGGTCGGCGCCGAGGACGCCGCGGCCGTACCGAAGCAGGCACTCCGGCTCGGCGTCGGCTCGGTCGCGCCCGGCACCGCGTGGACCGACCTCCAGTACCTCGGCCACCAGACCGTGCTCGTGGTGCGGGCCGGACACGGCAGCGCCGCATGGCTGCACACCGTGGCACGGCAGCTCGCGGACCAGCGCATTCCGGTGATCGGAGTGGTGCTGATCGACCCCGACCCGCGCGACCGCACCGACGGCACGCTGTGGGACGGACTGCACACCGCGCTGCGCGGCCCGTACGAGCGGCCGGCCCGACAGCAGGGGACAGGCCGGCCGCCGACGGAGCGGCCGTCGATGTCGGCCGCACGGGTCCCGTACAGCGACCAGGAGGCCAGGTAG
- a CDS encoding nucleotide sugar dehydrogenase, whose protein sequence is MKVSVFGLGYVGCVSAACLASMGHEVIGVDVNQVKVDLVNDGKAPVVEERIGEMIAEVVRTGALRATDDVREAIMDSEVSLVCVGTPSEPNGSLCTTYLERVTEEIGAALAERGGRHTVVFRSTMLPGTCLNLLVPILEKAVGGTAGVEVGVAVNPEFLREGTSVRDFFDPPKTVVGELDPASGDVVTALYDGLPGEVFRVPIPTAEAIKYADNAFHGLKIGFANELGAVCQALGVDSHQVIDVFLADRKLNISPAYLRPGFAFGGSCLPKDLRSLVHAAQRADVSVPILSHVLPSNSAHLQRAVELVERTGKRRAGLFGLSFKPGTDDLRESPLVELAERLFGKGYDLKIYDANVSLSRLLGANREYIETRLPHLAHLLADSVDEVLEHADVCLVGTRDPEVLSALPPGGEGPVLIDLIHLPDAEARRTEPGYVGLAW, encoded by the coding sequence ATGAAGGTCAGCGTTTTCGGGCTCGGCTACGTGGGCTGCGTATCAGCCGCGTGCCTGGCCAGCATGGGGCACGAGGTCATCGGGGTGGACGTGAACCAGGTCAAGGTCGACCTGGTGAACGACGGCAAGGCCCCGGTGGTGGAGGAACGTATCGGCGAGATGATCGCCGAGGTCGTGCGGACCGGAGCCCTGAGAGCCACGGACGACGTCCGCGAGGCGATCATGGACAGCGAGGTGTCGCTGGTCTGCGTGGGCACGCCGTCGGAGCCCAACGGCAGCCTGTGCACGACGTACCTGGAGCGGGTCACCGAGGAGATCGGTGCCGCGCTGGCCGAGCGGGGCGGGCGGCACACCGTCGTGTTCCGCAGCACCATGCTCCCGGGCACCTGCCTGAACCTGCTGGTACCCATCCTGGAGAAGGCCGTCGGCGGCACGGCCGGGGTGGAAGTAGGGGTCGCGGTCAACCCGGAGTTCCTGCGCGAAGGCACGAGCGTGCGGGACTTCTTCGACCCGCCCAAGACCGTCGTCGGCGAGCTCGACCCGGCGAGCGGCGACGTGGTGACCGCGCTGTACGACGGCCTGCCCGGTGAGGTGTTCCGGGTGCCGATCCCCACGGCCGAGGCGATCAAGTACGCGGACAACGCGTTCCACGGCCTCAAGATCGGCTTCGCGAACGAACTGGGCGCGGTGTGCCAGGCGCTCGGGGTCGACTCGCACCAGGTGATCGACGTGTTCCTGGCCGACCGCAAGCTCAACATCAGCCCCGCCTACCTGCGGCCCGGCTTCGCCTTCGGCGGCTCCTGCCTGCCCAAGGACCTGCGCAGCCTGGTCCACGCGGCGCAGCGGGCCGACGTCTCGGTCCCCATCCTGTCCCACGTGCTGCCCTCCAACTCGGCGCACCTGCAGCGCGCGGTGGAGCTGGTCGAGCGCACCGGCAAACGCCGGGCGGGCCTGTTCGGGCTGTCCTTCAAACCCGGCACCGACGACCTCCGCGAGAGCCCGCTCGTCGAACTGGCGGAACGTCTCTTCGGCAAGGGCTACGACCTGAAGATCTACGACGCCAACGTGAGCCTGTCCCGGCTGCTCGGCGCGAACCGCGAGTACATCGAGACCCGGCTGCCGCACCTCGCGCACCTGCTCGCGGACTCCGTCGACGAGGTGCTCGAACACGCCGACGTGTGCCTGGTCGGCACCAGGGATCCGGAGGTCCTCTCGGCGCTGCCCCCCGGCGGCGAAGGACCGGTGCTCATCGACCTCATCCACCTTCCCGACGCCGAGGCGCGCCGGACCGAACCGGGGTACGTGGGCCTTGCCTGGTGA
- a CDS encoding Wzz/FepE/Etk N-terminal domain-containing protein has translation MSDDTIRLATIGRILRRRRRLLAVLAVVGALVGYGASVLFPPRYTASASVLLPGQWEERELLTQAEIATSSVVVDRAASALNWQGVSGSELRDQVSAAAADGNIIKISGTADTPEHAQQLSDRLAQQFVTFAARIAGESTDSEAVTGPEALRQQVEETNRRITDLSKAADPGQTVESVQARTALANLRTALEEAMQKLDEADPASNKAGMVVMGPAARPTGEAPPTRIQLIVGGALLFVLLTVIGHLAAARVNRRLRSEPEIAAALGSTLLGTVDVTGERPTDRPRDSGRLARTRRLLGVDTRWDTPTPQLSGDEAGRRIRYRRVCVRLRNQLPAPRRLLVLVPDGDEIARRAADQLAAEAKSDPLLRVVEVPVSQPMVPDRDTESGALVVLSAGNWTAPELAGIAEACADSRHEVVGVVLAATVRARPTRSADQAPDSATPALAARGDATGGPA, from the coding sequence TTGAGCGATGACACGATACGCCTGGCCACGATCGGGCGGATTCTCCGTCGGCGACGGCGGCTGCTGGCCGTCCTCGCCGTGGTGGGCGCGCTCGTCGGCTACGGCGCCTCGGTGCTGTTCCCGCCGCGTTACACGGCGTCGGCATCGGTACTGCTGCCTGGCCAGTGGGAGGAACGCGAGCTGCTGACCCAGGCGGAGATCGCGACCAGTTCGGTGGTGGTCGACCGCGCGGCCTCCGCGCTGAACTGGCAGGGCGTCAGTGGTAGCGAGCTGCGGGACCAGGTGAGCGCCGCGGCGGCCGACGGAAACATCATCAAGATCTCGGGCACGGCCGACACCCCGGAGCACGCGCAGCAGCTCTCCGACCGGCTGGCCCAGCAGTTCGTCACCTTCGCCGCGCGGATCGCGGGCGAGAGCACCGACTCCGAGGCGGTCACGGGCCCGGAGGCGCTGCGGCAACAGGTCGAGGAGACCAACCGCCGTATCACCGACCTGTCCAAGGCGGCCGATCCGGGACAGACCGTGGAGAGCGTGCAGGCCCGCACCGCGCTCGCGAATCTGCGCACCGCGCTGGAAGAGGCCATGCAGAAACTCGACGAGGCCGACCCGGCATCCAACAAGGCAGGCATGGTCGTCATGGGACCGGCGGCCCGGCCGACCGGTGAGGCGCCGCCGACGAGGATCCAGCTCATCGTCGGCGGGGCACTGCTGTTCGTCCTGCTCACCGTCATCGGCCATCTCGCCGCCGCACGGGTGAATCGCCGGTTGCGCAGCGAACCGGAGATCGCCGCCGCGCTCGGCTCGACGCTCCTCGGCACCGTCGACGTGACCGGCGAACGGCCCACGGACCGGCCGCGGGACAGCGGCCGGCTGGCCAGGACCCGCCGGCTCCTCGGCGTCGACACCCGGTGGGACACCCCCACCCCGCAGCTGTCCGGCGACGAGGCCGGCAGACGGATCCGCTACCGGCGGGTGTGCGTTCGCCTGCGCAACCAACTGCCCGCCCCACGGCGGCTGCTGGTCCTCGTACCGGACGGCGACGAGATCGCCCGCCGGGCCGCCGACCAGCTCGCCGCCGAGGCCAAGAGCGATCCGCTGCTGCGGGTGGTGGAAGTCCCGGTGTCCCAGCCGATGGTGCCGGACCGCGACACCGAGTCCGGTGCCCTGGTCGTGCTCAGTGCGGGCAACTGGACCGCGCCGGAACTCGCCGGCATCGCCGAGGCGTGCGCGGACAGCCGGCACGAGGTCGTCGGCGTCGTCCTCGCCGCCACGGTACGGGCCCGTCCGACGCGGTCCGCCGACCAGGCTCCGGACAGCGCCACCCCGGCCCTCGCGGCTCGCGGTGACGCGACGGGAGGTCCGGCGTGA
- the asnB gene encoding asparagine synthase (glutamine-hydrolyzing), which translates to MCGIAGTYRWPDGKAVTDRLTDTLAHRGPDGAGRYSHSVGDGEVHLGHRRLAIIDLSETGAQPMVSDGLVLTYNGELYNAPELRAELAAAGVRFRGTSDTEVLLEAWRRWGTDCLPRLRGMFAFAVFDERTGDLVLARDQLGIKPLFLLRRGEGLMFASELKALAAVTGGTLQVDHAALVASLLYYWVPDSRCAFSEAEKLPPGSWLRCRPDGRVERGRYWNLKDVAAEGQERARGGERPDLAAVIEESTRQHLLSDVPVATFLSGGLDSSYLTALAARDRPGISAYTIGFRAEDAKFEAMPDDLRYARQVAERFGVDLHEIEIAPNVLDLLPQMTYSLDEPIGDPAAINTYLICSAAREAGVKVMLSGMGADELFAGYRKHLANTLALRYQRIPRPLRRGLSATVDRLPVATARRGYRSVRFAKRFLSFADLPEETAFRRSYTMYDQDELLALVDPDLAGTVEDVVTEHADIYQDNELDDFVNRMCLGDARMFLPGLNLAYTDRSSMAASTEVRVPYVDVEVVKAAFAVPGDRKIVGRQGKAVLKEAATSILPREIVYRPKGLFSAPLRAWMSRDLAPLVREVINDGVLVNSGILRRDALARMVAEDAAGQRDFSKHLWHVLTLEYWYRDATSGSGRSQAA; encoded by the coding sequence ATGTGTGGCATCGCAGGCACGTACCGATGGCCCGACGGGAAGGCCGTCACCGACCGGCTCACCGACACCCTCGCCCACCGCGGTCCGGACGGGGCGGGCCGCTACAGCCACTCCGTCGGTGACGGCGAAGTGCACCTCGGACACCGTCGGCTGGCCATCATCGACCTGTCCGAGACCGGCGCCCAGCCGATGGTCTCGGACGGCCTCGTCCTGACGTACAACGGCGAGCTGTACAACGCGCCCGAGCTCCGTGCCGAGCTGGCGGCCGCCGGGGTGCGCTTCCGCGGCACCTCCGACACCGAGGTGCTCCTTGAGGCCTGGCGGCGCTGGGGCACGGACTGCCTGCCCCGGCTGCGCGGCATGTTCGCGTTCGCGGTCTTCGACGAGCGGACCGGTGACCTGGTGCTCGCCCGCGACCAGCTCGGCATCAAGCCGCTGTTCCTGCTCCGGCGCGGCGAGGGCCTGATGTTCGCCTCCGAACTCAAGGCGCTCGCCGCCGTGACCGGCGGAACGCTGCAGGTGGACCATGCGGCACTGGTGGCCTCCCTGCTGTACTACTGGGTTCCCGACTCGCGCTGCGCGTTCAGCGAGGCGGAGAAACTGCCGCCGGGCAGCTGGCTGCGGTGCCGGCCCGACGGCCGGGTGGAGCGCGGCCGGTACTGGAACCTCAAGGACGTCGCCGCCGAGGGACAGGAGCGGGCCCGCGGCGGCGAACGGCCGGACCTGGCCGCCGTCATCGAGGAGTCGACCCGGCAGCACCTGCTCTCCGACGTCCCCGTGGCGACCTTTCTCTCCGGCGGTCTCGACTCCAGCTATCTGACCGCGCTGGCGGCCCGCGACCGACCAGGGATCTCCGCCTACACGATCGGGTTCCGCGCCGAGGACGCCAAGTTCGAGGCGATGCCCGACGACCTGCGCTACGCCCGGCAGGTCGCCGAGCGGTTCGGCGTCGACCTGCACGAGATCGAGATCGCCCCGAACGTCCTCGACCTGCTGCCGCAGATGACGTACAGCCTGGACGAGCCGATCGGCGACCCCGCCGCGATCAACACCTATCTGATCTGCTCGGCCGCCCGGGAGGCAGGCGTCAAGGTGATGCTCTCGGGGATGGGCGCGGACGAACTGTTCGCCGGGTACCGCAAGCACCTGGCCAACACGCTCGCGCTGCGCTACCAGCGCATCCCGCGGCCCCTGCGCCGCGGCCTGTCGGCGACCGTGGACCGGCTGCCGGTCGCCACGGCCCGCCGCGGCTACCGGTCGGTGCGCTTCGCGAAACGCTTCCTCTCCTTCGCCGACCTGCCGGAGGAGACCGCGTTCCGGCGCAGCTACACCATGTACGACCAGGACGAACTGCTCGCCCTGGTCGATCCGGACCTGGCCGGCACGGTCGAGGACGTGGTGACCGAGCACGCGGACATCTACCAGGACAACGAGCTCGACGACTTCGTCAACCGCATGTGCCTGGGCGACGCCCGGATGTTCCTGCCGGGCCTGAACCTCGCCTACACGGACCGCTCCAGCATGGCCGCGTCGACCGAGGTGCGGGTGCCGTACGTGGATGTCGAGGTGGTGAAGGCGGCCTTCGCGGTGCCCGGCGATCGCAAGATCGTCGGACGGCAGGGCAAGGCCGTCCTCAAGGAGGCGGCCACCTCGATCCTGCCCCGGGAGATCGTGTACCGGCCCAAGGGCCTGTTCAGCGCCCCGCTGCGCGCCTGGATGAGCCGGGACCTGGCACCGCTGGTGCGCGAGGTGATCAACGACGGCGTGCTGGTCAACTCCGGGATCCTGCGCCGCGACGCGCTGGCCCGCATGGTCGCCGAGGACGCCGCCGGGCAGCGGGACTTCTCCAAGCACCTGTGGCACGTACTGACCCTTGAGTACTGGTACCGCGACGCGACGTCCGGCTCCGGCCGGAGCCAGGCGGCGTGA
- a CDS encoding glycosyltransferase family 4 protein, whose amino-acid sequence MPGDTSFDDTSFDDREDRADRADGARPKRRALILVENLSVPFDRRVWQECTTLRDAGWEVHVICPRGSKRDTEPEAVIDGVRIHRYPLRAATGGPAGYLREYGAALWHTARLARKVGPVDVVHACNPPDLLFLPALWLKRRGARFVFDQHDLVPELYLSRFDRGEDLLYRGVCALERRTYRAADIVLATNESYRDVAVSRGGKRPEDVFVVRSAPQTDRFQPVPPEPELKRGKPHLLCYLGVMGPQDGVDYALRALARLRDELGRTDWHAVFVGSGDAFDAMVELSRQLGLSDQVQFTGRIPDADLVRYLSTADVCLSPDPRNPLNDVSTMNKVLEYMAMGRPIVSFDLREARVSAGDAAVYAPANDEAAFAKLITLLLDDPRKRAEMGEIGQERISGQLSWRNSQASLLAAYAAACGDRAPVSADGPSRTGKRPHR is encoded by the coding sequence TTGCCTGGTGACACATCGTTCGACGACACGTCGTTCGACGACAGAGAAGACAGAGCCGACAGAGCCGACGGCGCGCGGCCGAAGCGGCGCGCGCTGATCCTGGTGGAGAACCTGTCGGTGCCGTTCGACCGGCGGGTCTGGCAGGAGTGCACGACGCTGCGCGACGCGGGCTGGGAGGTCCACGTCATCTGCCCGCGGGGAAGCAAGCGGGACACGGAGCCGGAGGCGGTGATCGACGGGGTGCGGATCCACCGCTACCCGTTGCGCGCGGCCACCGGCGGGCCGGCCGGCTACCTGCGGGAGTACGGGGCGGCGCTGTGGCACACCGCCCGGCTGGCCCGCAAGGTCGGCCCGGTCGACGTGGTCCACGCCTGCAACCCGCCCGACCTGCTGTTCCTGCCCGCACTGTGGCTGAAGCGGCGCGGCGCGCGGTTCGTCTTCGACCAGCACGACCTGGTGCCCGAGCTGTACCTCTCCCGGTTCGACCGCGGCGAGGACCTCCTCTACCGCGGCGTGTGCGCGCTGGAACGGCGGACCTACCGGGCCGCGGACATCGTGCTCGCGACGAACGAGAGCTACCGGGACGTCGCGGTGAGCCGTGGCGGCAAGCGGCCGGAGGACGTCTTCGTGGTGCGCAGCGCACCGCAGACCGACCGCTTCCAACCGGTGCCGCCCGAACCGGAGTTGAAGCGCGGCAAGCCCCATCTGCTGTGCTACCTGGGCGTCATGGGCCCTCAGGACGGCGTCGACTACGCCCTGCGGGCCCTCGCGAGGCTGCGCGACGAACTCGGACGCACCGACTGGCACGCGGTGTTCGTCGGATCGGGCGACGCCTTCGACGCCATGGTGGAGCTGTCCCGGCAGCTCGGCCTCTCCGACCAGGTGCAGTTCACCGGGCGCATTCCGGACGCCGACCTGGTGCGCTATCTGTCCACCGCGGACGTGTGCCTCTCGCCCGACCCGCGCAATCCGCTCAACGACGTGTCGACCATGAACAAGGTCCTGGAGTACATGGCCATGGGCCGGCCGATCGTGTCGTTCGACCTCCGGGAGGCGCGCGTCTCCGCCGGCGACGCCGCCGTGTACGCGCCCGCCAACGACGAGGCCGCGTTCGCCAAGCTCATCACGCTGCTCCTCGACGATCCGCGGAAGCGGGCCGAGATGGGCGAGATCGGCCAGGAGCGGATCAGCGGGCAACTGTCCTGGCGGAACTCGCAGGCGTCGCTCCTCGCCGCCTACGCCGCCGCCTGCGGAGACCGCGCTCCGGTCTCCGCGGACGGCCCCAGCCGCACAGGGAAGAGGCCGCACCGTTGA
- a CDS encoding bi-domain-containing oxidoreductase, producing the protein MKQVVQNYKSGELALLDVPVPGCKPGGVLVRSAYSLISTGTELMKVSEAGMSMVGKARSRPDQVAKVMQSVATNGVPATYRKVMGKLDSYTPLGYSLCGVVEQVGAGIDDVKVGDLVACAGNEHALHAELNWVPRNLYAPVPDGLAPRHAAFGTVGSIAMQGVRQGEPQLGEVALVIGLGLIGQLVVQLLAASGVRVVGADPDPARCELAERLGAEACGDPASTAVEAAVAELTDGHGVDQVYLAAGGGSNQPVELAAKLARDRGRVVDIGKCRLDLPWNAYYEKELDVRFSRSYGPGRYDPSYELEGRDYPIGYVRWTERRNLACFLDLVARRRVDVEPLVSHIADFDDAVETYRSLKDGDLKAVAVLFRYPGPAEPSAEAQAPAVAPEVTVPAVRRGDKAATPARSATAPVRLAFVGAGNYATSMLLPHLTQRDGVELSTVVTTTALSAANAKRKFGFAEASTDLDAVLDDKSIDAVFVVTRHSSHAELTRRALLAGKAVFVEKPLALSEDELAGVLATVEESGNDRLQVGFNRRFAPLLQEAKKRFGARTGPASLRYLVNAGRLQHGSWYLRHGTEGSRFAGEGGHFIDTASWLLDADPVSVYAVAAPGNEDLQIVLGYPDGSTATISYVTTGAAGFPKETLDLLADGKVLRLDDFVRASVFADGGAGRRKWVSSRLPKARDKGQSAELAAFIRAVRTGGPMPVPLESLVATTAATLAVPAGLAGGAPVTLARAR; encoded by the coding sequence GTGAAACAGGTTGTGCAGAACTACAAGAGCGGCGAACTGGCGCTGCTCGACGTGCCGGTACCGGGGTGCAAGCCGGGCGGCGTGCTGGTCCGCAGCGCCTACTCGCTGATCTCCACCGGGACCGAGTTGATGAAGGTGTCCGAGGCCGGCATGTCGATGGTGGGCAAGGCCCGCTCGCGGCCGGACCAGGTGGCCAAGGTCATGCAGAGCGTGGCCACCAACGGGGTGCCCGCCACCTACCGCAAGGTGATGGGCAAGCTGGACTCCTACACGCCGCTGGGCTACTCGCTGTGCGGGGTGGTCGAGCAGGTCGGCGCCGGGATCGACGACGTGAAGGTCGGCGACCTCGTGGCCTGCGCGGGCAACGAGCACGCGCTGCACGCCGAGCTGAACTGGGTGCCGAGAAACCTCTACGCGCCGGTCCCGGACGGGCTCGCGCCGCGGCACGCGGCCTTCGGCACCGTCGGTTCGATCGCGATGCAGGGCGTCCGCCAGGGCGAGCCGCAACTCGGCGAGGTGGCGCTCGTCATCGGCCTCGGGCTGATCGGGCAACTGGTGGTGCAGCTCCTCGCCGCCTCGGGAGTCCGTGTCGTCGGGGCCGACCCCGACCCGGCGCGCTGCGAACTCGCCGAACGCCTGGGCGCCGAGGCCTGCGGCGATCCCGCGTCCACCGCCGTGGAAGCGGCCGTCGCCGAACTCACCGACGGCCACGGCGTGGACCAGGTGTACCTGGCCGCGGGCGGCGGCAGCAACCAACCCGTCGAGCTGGCCGCGAAGCTGGCCCGGGACCGCGGGCGGGTCGTCGACATCGGCAAGTGCCGCCTGGACCTGCCGTGGAACGCGTACTACGAGAAGGAACTGGACGTCCGGTTCTCCCGCAGTTACGGCCCCGGGCGCTACGACCCGTCGTACGAGCTGGAGGGGCGGGACTACCCGATCGGCTATGTGCGCTGGACCGAGCGCCGCAACCTCGCCTGCTTCCTCGATCTCGTCGCCCGCCGCCGCGTCGACGTGGAGCCTCTGGTCTCCCACATCGCCGACTTCGACGACGCCGTCGAGACGTACCGGAGCCTGAAGGACGGCGACCTGAAGGCCGTGGCCGTGCTGTTCCGCTACCCCGGCCCGGCCGAACCGTCGGCCGAAGCACAGGCCCCGGCGGTGGCCCCCGAGGTGACCGTGCCCGCGGTGCGACGCGGCGACAAAGCGGCCACCCCGGCGCGGTCCGCCACGGCGCCGGTGCGGCTGGCCTTCGTCGGCGCCGGGAACTACGCGACGTCGATGCTGCTGCCGCACCTGACACAGCGCGACGGCGTCGAGCTGTCCACGGTCGTCACCACGACGGCGCTGTCCGCGGCCAACGCGAAGCGGAAGTTCGGCTTCGCCGAGGCGAGCACCGATCTCGACGCCGTGCTCGACGACAAGTCCATCGACGCGGTGTTCGTCGTCACCCGGCACAGCTCGCACGCCGAACTGACCCGCAGGGCGCTCCTCGCCGGCAAGGCGGTGTTCGTGGAGAAGCCCCTCGCCCTCTCCGAGGACGAGCTGGCCGGCGTGCTCGCGACGGTGGAGGAGTCCGGCAACGACCGGCTGCAGGTGGGCTTCAACCGCCGCTTCGCCCCGCTGCTGCAGGAGGCCAAGAAGCGGTTCGGCGCCCGGACCGGTCCGGCGAGCCTGCGCTACCTGGTCAACGCGGGCCGGCTGCAGCACGGCAGCTGGTACCTCCGACACGGCACCGAGGGCTCCCGGTTCGCCGGCGAGGGCGGCCACTTCATCGACACGGCGAGCTGGCTGCTCGACGCCGACCCGGTATCGGTGTACGCCGTCGCCGCGCCCGGCAACGAGGACCTGCAGATCGTGCTGGGCTACCCGGACGGGTCCACCGCCACCATCAGTTACGTCACCACCGGCGCGGCAGGCTTCCCCAAGGAGACCCTGGACCTCCTCGCGGACGGCAAGGTGCTGCGGCTCGACGACTTCGTCCGCGCCTCGGTCTTCGCGGACGGCGGGGCCGGCCGTAGGAAGTGGGTCAGCTCGCGGCTGCCCAAGGCCAGGGACAAGGGCCAGTCCGCCGAACTGGCCGCGTTCATCCGGGCCGTGCGGACCGGCGGGCCGATGCCGGTGCCGCTGGAGTCGCTGGTGGCCACCACGGCGGCCACCCTCGCCGTGCCGGCCGGTCTGGCCGGCGGCGCGCCGGTGACGTTGGCGAGGGCACGATGA